The DNA sequence gaagatttCGGTTGCAAGACCCATAATGCTCATTTCATGTTACATTACTTGTTGCAAGTACCGATCAAGAGCATACTTCCTGACCATGTTGCTATCGCTTTAGTTCGATTATGTTCATTTTTTCGCCGGATATGTCAGAAGGTAATTAGTCTAGATGAGGTAGTTAAATTAGAAGCAGAGATTATTGAGACATTATGCCAATTGGAGAGGATTTTTTCTCCAAGTTTTTTTTTGACATAATAGTGCACTTGCCTATCCATTTGGCAAATGAAGTGAGGTTAGGTGGTCCAGTTCAATATCGTTGGATGTCCCTGTTGAACGATATATGTGCACACTAAAATCGTATGTTTGTAATAGAAGTCGTCCAGAAGGATTCATTGCCGAAGGATATTTGGCGAATGAGTATATTAATTTTTGCTCAAGATATTTGCATGAAGATGTCCAGACAATATTCAACAGAGTCCCTGAAAATAATGATGAGTGTGTTTCAGATGAGCTACGAGCTCCTAGTTTGTTTCCAAGCAAAGGATGTCCTTTGGGTGGAAAAATGGGAGATTTGTTCATGTTAGTTGAAAAATCAGAAATACAAGGTCATGCATACATCCTAAACAATTGTGATAAGATGGAAGTCTACATGagatattttgtttgattcattgtCATTTTGTGGACCTCAATCATAACATTTTACCCTACTAACAAATAAGAATATGAATATTTGACCTTCAAAGAGCATGAGGAGATAGTAAATGATAAcaattcatgaagaacaaagtgggagaaagccAAAGATCACAGTCAACAGTTTTCAGAATGGTTTAAAACTCATGCCATGAAAAAGGATGTGTCTGGTTGTGCAAAAGGGTTGGCTAGGGGTCCAAATAAAGTTGCAAAAAGATTTTCAGGTTATGTTATCAATGGGTATAGGTTCCATACAAGGCACCGTGATGCGAGACGTAAAATCCAAAATAGTGGTGTCACATTAGAGGCATTGACTCCTAGTTTTGTTACTGTGAAAGATAAGAACCCAATTGAAGCAAAAGTAACCTACTATGGTAGAATAGTTGATATGTTTGAATTAGATTATTATGGCTAATTTAAGGTTGTCTTGTTTAAGTGTGAGTGGTATACAGTTGCAAAAGACAACTTTGGTCTCTCATATGTGTATTTCAGTAAAAAATGCTACCAAGAAGAACTACTTGTGCTAGCATCCCAAGTAAACCAATGCTTTTATGTGCAAGACCCATATGTGAGTAACAAACACTATGTTATGAAAACAATTCTAAGAGATTTATTTAGGATAAGTGATGACCTTGAGTCTGATTCCCCCATAATATATGCAAGGGAGCCATGGAAACCTGAAGTCATTTTTAGTCTCCCAAATGATAATGGCAAAGTTGATATAGTGAGGAATGATCTACGAGCAACCATTATAGATCTGGCTCCAAATATGTTTGCCAAACAACGTGGTAAGGAAGATGAGGAAAGCGAATACGAGTACATAGAGGACTCTGATTCTGAAACATCTTGACATGTTTTCATGTAATGTTATTTTGGTAGAATTCTAAACGtctcattttttagttattttgctTATTTAATTACTCGCTTATGTTGATTATATTCATTTAATTattcataaaataatatttttttcattgcaACTCTTTTGTGTATGCAGAATGGGAAAGGAGAGATCACTAAAAGAAAACGAATAAGTACCTTAGcacaaaaaatgaaagaaaaaagtcCAAAAAAAGAATTTCTTTGAGGTTACACAAGTGAGGTCAAGTGCTGAATTGCTACAACAATAcaatattaaaagagaaaagatcATGGCTGAAAATAAGAAGGCTAGCTTCCAAACTCAAGACccaaaagatcaaacaagaaaccAACCCATCACAATCGTGAAAGATGCCATTGAAGAGCAAGCTAGGActccaaagaagaaaaagaaggtcaAACCGACGTTACTTTTTCAAGAATGTGAACATAATAGAAACGGGACAATGTTTCAAGCTGAAAAGACCTCCAAAATTGAAAATCAAAGGACTGTTGAAGCTGATACAATGGAACAAAATGATTTAAGTTCTGATGATGAGGGAGAAGATACAAGCGAGCTAAgtgcaagttcaacaaaaaaaaaaagaatgagttTTGACATGTATTTTAAGGTACATAGGATAAATTTGGAAGATGAAAAAGATGAGGAAGATGAGGAAGATGAGCTTGATGATGCTGTAAATGATGAGGGTAATGGAGGACAAGCTAGTAATGAAGGTgcttttcttgttttaccttaTTGTCAAAATATTGCTTGTGTTACTTctaaattgatttgagttaaaattctattattttaatcAGACTTAGgcacaataaaaaagaaaactcgTAGAAATAATATGTGCAAAAAGCTTCATGCCACTGATTTTAATGATCGACGGGAGGTGAAATTTTTTGGAGGGCAGTTTATAGGTTCAACCATTGAGATCGTATCTAACCTCAACTAACTTTTGGGCACAACAGTTAGAAATCCTCGTTTTGTGATTTTGCTATATACTAGTTGGCATGGTGTGCCTAAAAACCTCAAAGAAGACATGTGGAAGTATGCCAATGTATGTAAATATAgcattataaaaatttttaaaaaatttatttgttactttATTTATGCTAATCTTTGACATTCTAATTTGTTGTCTTGTTTAGCAAAAATTCATTCTTCCAATAACTTCAAATCCGTGGGTAATGAAGGGATTTTGTCGTGCATGGAAAAAATACAAAGgcaaaataaaaaaggaacattTCTTGAAGTACAACACAAAGAAAGAAATGATAAAGAAACGATCGTTAGAGATCTTTGAGGTTCAATTTCGCAAACTAATTCGGTATTGAAGTCTTCAGACTATCAAGGTAATATTGTCTTTTAGTTCTTTATGTGATTAAACTTGGTGTTttggaaaaagataatatgattttgaaaaaacaagaaaacatatttattaagaataataacatctctttttcatgtttatatttagGCCGTGTCTACTAAGAATGCTGAAAATAGGTCAAAGCAAACATGTCTTTATCAGATGGGATCCACAAATTTTGGAATAGTGTGCAAGCAGTTAgtaatataactttttttttatttcttatttataTTCATGTTGTAGTTTTTTAGTTAGTATGCTTCATGTAAATTTTTCTATATGTACTCTACCGCAACTCTAAAGAGAACAGTGAAGAACAATTAAGAGTTGGAGTTTTCATAGCAACTCGCACaagtaaaaaaggaaaagaaattgatGCTAAAACACAAAGCACAATTGTGAGttgtttgtatttgtatttggaTTTGTACAATATAAATTCTATAGTGATTTCTATTTACATTGAGTTAATGCGGCTTTGTATTTTATTGATCCTCACTTTTTTTGATAGGCTGGACTTCAAACCCGCATAGAGACAGGAGAAAATTATGAGGATGCATTTGTAGGAGTGCTAAGAAAAGACCAACCAGGTCGAATTCCTTGTTATAGGGCTTCGATTACAAGAAGCTCTCTTAAAAAGGATGAGGAGATTCGACAAGTCAAAGTTGAATACAACGAGAAGGTCTCatcattaaagaagaagatggacgGTGTATGTGGTTTATTAAAGGTATTGGTGCACTAAATTAACCCTGGAATGAGTGACGAAGAGGTAGCAGCCTTAGTGTAAGCTGCTTAAAATTCTCTTTTGGATGTCTCAAGTAACAGACAAAGAAATACTCCTCGCTCCTCCGAATCAACTCACATTGCACACAAActatcttttccatattattgTCATAAAGAGATACCGATAAAAAGAAAAGTGGTCACTGCCTTGTTGTTACTATTGTCGGCTGAATATGCTAGTATTGGTTGTTAAATTTTCAGGTTGTGTACTGTTGCTTGTTCTTTGTTTTGGATATTTGATATATTCCCATTCAAAGTTGTTaacttattgttgttgttgattttggataTTTGATAGTGAGATAAAAGATTATATTTCACTCTGTCACATTTGCATGAAATTCTGCTCATGCTTAGCACTGAACAAGGGATGTGGCAAGAAAGCCTTCACCTTTATCATGCGTTATTTTGCATTAGGCAGTAAATTTCGACAGCAAATAAAGTTGCATGATTTATTAGTAATCTATAAATTATATTGACCTTatactatttatttatattttcacaGAGccttataataaatttaaatcctGGAATTAATTCACTGATATTGGTGGATCACATTCAAAATGCTTATTTCGATATGCCTCTTTTTCCAACTAATCGAAATTGGTATTATATAGATATggtcatttttgaaaaaaaaacgcTGAATACCAAAAGAGGGAAGCATTCCAGATGAAGTTATGAACAGTGATTTAGTGGTGAAAGAGATTTGAATGTGCTCTTCGTATATATGTATGGTACTTTGCCTAATTGGTTTATTAAGTGTTGATGAGACCTTTGCCACATGCCTTATCATTAAAATATTCAACCTTCTGTTTTTGGTTGGGTGGGACAAAAAGTCACACATAACAAGCTACATTAATGAACGAAAAAAAGCTACATTAAAGGACCTATCAAAGCCtaatatatatgtaatatattcCAATCCTTATAATATCTCGAGGATACTTTGATTTTGGATATTTGATAGTGAGTAGCCAATGACAGATTTACAGATACTTGACCAAAAGATAGATTTTTCACATATAATCTGAATTTATTACTTTGTTTTATGTTGGCGATTTTGTTCTTTTAAGCTTGTGGATGAatgaattgttatatatattagtgttttgattcataaaacTATGTGCTGCATGTGTTTACTATTGCACTTAGTGTCATACTAGCTATTAACATTGCTAATGTGTAATATATGTCTTTTCATTTTTTGATTTGATATAAGATGACTAACACACAATAATATTTAGAATTATGCAGGgcacttttaaaaataatttcgcTCAAAATGGATGATTagtaatcataaaattttatattttgtaatgaaGTGTACAGGAAATAAATAATGTAACCCATGTTAGAATTGTAATTCATGTATTAGAGAATTGCTAATGGAATTGTCATGactttgatttttggtttgttgttAGAGTATGTgatcaaacactttttttttgtgACAAGTTTATAAAGTAAGGATTAGTTGATTTAAATTTTGTAGTCATcctttatattttaaaagtatatatGATTTTGTAAGGTATTTGTTAAAAAAGAGTGCTAATAGGTTACTGAACTAACTtatagccacgctttaaaagagtGGCTATATTAATCAGTACCAATCAATAGCCACGCTTTACAAGCGTAACCGTATTTTTCcttattggcacgctttaaaagcgtagccgtatCTCCCTCTATTGGCACCCTTTTAAAGCGTAGCTGTTTCTCACCCTATTaacacgcttttaaagcatggccaTAATGTACAGTAAGCATCAACAGTGACGCTTTCAAAGCGTAGCTATATCCCACGCTATTGGcacacttttaaagcgtagccatatgtatcaatattggcacgctttaaaagcgtagccatacaTATCGATATTGGGATTCTTTTAAAAGCATAGCCATATCTTGATATTGACACACTTTAAACGTAGTCATAGCTGGtacatatggccacgcttttaaagcgtggcgatattTTAAAGCGTGataaaaaaagcgtggcgataagtcacgaaaagcgtggcgataggacAACCGGTACCTCTACAAGTGTTACCCTTTCAAAAGTGTCCCAATATCTCAAAAAACGTGGTGAAAAGCTATCGCTACTCTTTTTCCAGCTTTtcgccatgctttaaaagcgtagcaaaaaacgtgttttcttgtagtgctagtcatcgaaaaataactaaagaagtacatgtaagaaattatattattatataatgtcTCATGTGTGTGATGTGTCTTATTTTATtggtttaataaatatttaattaaatgatttcgagcaaaaaaaaagtaaatctaAATGATGTCCAGCAAAACAAGACAGATTACACACATGAgacatcatataataatataatttcttaCCGTACACCCATcaaacttaacaaataaattctcAGTAACTAAAGTGTCTTAATATTTTAGACTATTTATTATCTTTAAATCTTATAGTTTGTGTGCATATTCTAAACCTCATTATTCGACACTatctgaaggttgtggtaggcttagagaagggggttgaatctatgcctttcttttaaGTTACAAAAATGaccctttaaaacaaactttcaagtctgattctgtttgaactcagcagcgaaaatttatgagacaatttatttttgtctcatgaatattagAAAAAGAACACAACAGATAGGAgagaagctaacaccagcatatatcctgattcggttgccttgtgcaatgcaacctacgtccagtctcctccacaataatggaggaatttccactgtagttaaaagtattatatacaccaatttcacaggattgacccaatcctttcacactcaagttctaacctaacttgacattggctatgctaatacctaactcttcactcttagtgctaacccaactaagaaagggatacctcacatgtacaagatacaagacacatacatatctaaagaaatctgaaataactctaggcttttctctcaagtgtattactcagcctttttccactcatggcttttacttgagctctctcaatatGTCTTTtcacacaagaaattacagaaagataaacatagaaaaatacattacaatctgtaaaacatgaaggaaatTGACTTCATCaatagcctctttgctatgtgaaaaACCAGCTTTGCAAACTTCTAAtttagttcttcagtattggccgaatacTTCTTTGATAGAAAGTATTATCCATGTAGAGGAACTTCACAGGGAATACTTCACAGAACACAACTCaccaaactctggttttctctccttgccttCTAAATGAGCATtaagcttcttttatctccttgcatgttgctgggttcttcttcctaggtcaacttcttgagtcttgagcttcaccaacccactgtctcactttttctcattaaacctcagagtagaaactttgcttctaACTTTtccatcttgaccgaaagccataaaatAGCAACCACAAAAGTCTCTCAATGGTAAATCAAATCTGAACCCTTGAAAactaacttggtccccaagacatgTTTGAGACTGTGGATTTACAGCAGAGAGGAATAGAAATCCTCTTTTCCATATAGCTCAAAACGGAGTGGcagagagttgaagatgaagagaagaaagtgtgtcgcatgtaaaaggaaatgggttacctttaacctaaacTTGATATGGTTTGGATTTGCTGATTAGACTTCTGTGTTTCAAGTTTggactttctctttcttgcttctttgatgatcaccttagggaagaagctttctctttctctttctcacttttctgagTTTTGTGATTTGACTAAGACAGAGGAGAGAAGAACGTTGCTTTGGTAGTGAGATCAAATTGGAGGGATTTGAAATTGAGTTGGGTTTGGATCGGATATCCATTAAGCAACCCGTTTGGCCCATCTGacttttttctttgcttttccttgggcttctatttttgctttcaGGCCACCATCCTTGCTATTTGCTTttcattccatttgggctataaaattgaattttggcctgcaacaataaataattagtaatatgcaattataattaattaacactaattatttattttgccaaaaaataatgtttatcatcactaattaatttagttaatttcttaactcaacactaTCATTCGTGACTTCTTCTAATTGATCTGAATCCTAAGTAAATGCACAGCTATTATAATGTGATTATGTAATATTTTCAATTGATTGAATTCTGAAAAATCCATATTACCGTgggaaattcaatcgattgtgttaCACTGTAATTGAacaatcaattaaataaaaaaattcatattctaCAGCGCAATTCAATCAATTGAATTTTGAGAAAATTCTATATCCTATTCCATTCTCTATATTTCTCTATCGGTTTTTATTATTGAGTTATCACTCTTTTGTTCAttaaaaacctctagaaagcACTCCAAAAGATGAAAATATGTGATGGAAAAATTctagaagaagataaagacattGACGAAAAACTCCATAAGACAGCGCCGCCATCACCATCGCCACCTCTAAAAGCGGTGGAGTGCTACAAGTGTTTCTGATGTAAGGATGCcgttttatgataaaaaaaaaaagaaatacaaaaatattctATGTGTATTTTATTTAGAAGAAACCACAATGAGAAcctaaaaaatttaaactgataaaaaaataacattaataattatatttttaacaaaaataattttaatagttataaatgtaacaaagaataaaaataaaataaaatatgtagtatatattttaaacatataacTTTAATTAAAATGGAGAACTAAATTtataaaagttaattagttagtggCCAAATCAGGGAATTGTATATTGGGTTAACAAAACTAAATTCAAGAACAAATCAATGGTAATTGATTTAAATTGAATTTGGTTTGGAGTACCCTAAAACTCATTAAACTAATTTAGTTAatgaagtttttttttaatatctttttaaattaaaaaaaaaaccaaaaaaattcagTGGAATGGGTACACCCACATAACATGTCCCTTTGTGGCCTCATAAATATGTGGGGACTATATATGTGttggctttttatttttaatcgcaTCATAAGAATTTTATGGTTTATGCTGGGGAGAGTGTTATGATTAAATTATCTATGACTCTATAGAGTCACATGTGTGCAATTTTCTTGAAGTGAATTTACATGTTTTATCTCTTCTTCAAGTGAAAGTTTCTTAACACTAGTTTCGGTGATAAACTCAAAAAACTTTATCTGTAGTAAACAAATGCATGCTGGTATTTTAAtcaaccaaaattttattttttggaaaatGAACATATTATATTGTAACTCACTTTCAACATGGATTTAAAAATTCTATGGTAGAACTAATCTCTAATGAGTTTTAGCTCTAGGCAGTAATTAGTCCTTCTTATGAGGTCTCGAATTAAAATTTTAGCAATGAAATCAAATGAAttagataatttttaattttaaatattatattacaaACTTACACATCTATCTACACACAACTATATGAGTTCCTATATTCTCTTATATGAGTTAAACTCATATTTCGAATGTTTTATGGTGGCTAACAAATTTTTCATTTGTGTCAATTTTTATCTACAAAAAAGAATTTTAATGTAGTATTTGATAGTGAGATTATAGAGATTGTgagacagaaattaaaaaatatagcctaaattaagattttttattatattttagtgtaatATATACATGACTAaattattttggtattttatttACTGAGAGTAAATACAGTGGGGAGGTGAAAAATTATGGAGAGAATGGATGTGAGGTTGAAAATGTGAGAATGGTGGAATgataaaatgaaaattaaaaaattagataataataatatttttagaaataaatcttattaaaatttaagtttttgtcCTAGAAATTTTAGTCTTATTCGtccctattttttaaaaatattaaaagaactaaaattttctttttaaaattaaaattttatatctcaaaacaaaaattttaattttaatttctatcaactaaatataatactaaattttAGTCTCTTAACCTTACTTTCATTATCTAAAAACAGACCCTACTTGATAGACAATTTAGCGGCTATATAGTTTAATGAAGTTGCTTTTGTCTCTTTAATAATTATGTAGATAGATATAGGACCAAAAATAAAGTTCCCATATGAACCAGATTTTGTCCTAAGAAAGGAATcggataaatatataatatacttgCTTTTTGAAAACATTGATTACGCCTTAATGAGATAAAGACAATATACATAAtaagaatttaaattattaactCCACTTTAAAATTTGTGGATGAGGCTCAAGTTCATATCAGCATTAACATGTTGCACTAGCATTTCCAGTTATGCTTGACTTAGGGtttgaatttaataaaatttagtatttaagtTTGTCTCACACTTGGCCCATCTTTAACAtttttattagtcattatattaaaataaaaaattatgaaagggTCCATATACTTTCATCATGAAGAAAACTAAAATCATTGTATTTTATTAGAGTAgtgtaacttttaaaaaaaaaaaacatcccaTATGATAAACAAGGTTATTGTATATTATCTTAAAAATTATACTAGAACGTTTGAAGATAATAAATTGAGTTAAAGCTTTACAAAAGACTATGAGACAGGAATGGATGGTGTAGTTATTTCATTCCTTAGAAATGGAACTATTCTCTTATTCATGCATGAAATTGGCCCACTATGTTTTTGGACATAGGCCCACTAACTTTTTTGGACTGGGCTCACTAAGTTTAAATGATATGTTCAATTCCAACTACTGAAATGGGCTTAGCCCATGATAGAGTCTGAACCCAGCaacagatttttctttttttaagatTTAGCTAGTTGGTCTcttaacaatatattttaataatacaataacttcttttttaagtttttggtaaaaatataaaaaataatttttaggttttttaacaAATAAGTTTTTATAGTACTTTTAAATATGTCTTTAAAATACATGTtagcaagttttttttttaaatagtaaaatAGCTTTATTTTGGATGAAAAAGAGATACATGAATGCTTGTAAATGCTAAAGTGTAAGAGTGAAGAGACAAGGGATACTCTTAGGGCTAGTAATATATACCCTACTCGTGGATATCCAATCCAAACTAACTCGTTCGGGTAGGATAGGGTACAAATTTGTCTGCGGGTAAGGTAGGGTACGAGTTTAGGGTATATCCTATTATACCCTACCTGTAcccttaatatattatataatatatatgtaaaagttataTATGTAGTGAAGAAAGTGAGTCTTGTCTTCACAATCTTCTTTttataaaaacttgaaataatcACTAAACtagttgatgatcatattatttgtaattttatgttgaatttttttaagattttattgtttttacttttaatttgaacttaatttttttttattttattaatatgagtGAAATTTGaaatggttgaattttatatttatttaaaaaaaattatttttgtgggTAGGGTCGGGTAAGATAGGATTTAGAACTTTAGGGTACAAGTAGAATTAGGATGGAGAGATTTTCGACCCACGAATAAAGTAGggtgaaatttttaaaaaaattttaacccgTGAATAAGATTAGTGTAGAGTCTAAACTCTACCCATTGCCAATCCTAGATACTCCATCAAGATAACAATaaattttcacaattttattgttatattaaatATTCTAAAGAAACTTTACTTTTTACAGGTATAATTTTCCTTCATTGACAAGAGTCCCAACAAaaccataataaaaaatttgttgtaATAAAATAAAGGGCATCATTCTTTGATGTTCACTATATACAAATCCCTAAACCTTGCTAACATCAAAGCAAGAACATTTATActaatttatacatttttttttcaattctcaTGATATGTCGtagatttattattaaatattaatataaattaaatttaaataagtgTCACATCATAtttaatgataaataaaatataaattagcaTAGTTCATATAACGTATACACAAACAACATAACTACCtttctttttaagaaaaaaaaaagaaatataatgtATCAAAACATCCATCTTTATTTTAATACTTATTTTAACACCAATAATATTTCATTTCCAAAATCACATGCCTTGTCCACTTATCCAACATGGTTCCCTACCCCACTTCTTAGTTGTATACCAGTCATTATTCTCCAATTAATTCTCCTACTTAccccaaaaaataatttataaattgttcATATGATATCTATACCAAGCTATATACACATTTATCTTCCATTATTCATTCTTGCACTTTTGGTCACCCACAATTTATAAATATGGAAAACAACAACAAACACTCCCTCCTCCAACCACTCATCACACCAATCTCTAGCCCTACAACCACCACTGCcgccgccaccgccaccgccgcCGCCGAAACCTCATCCACATGTTATTCACTTCTTGATGATCATCACTATGATCCTTTTATTAAAAGTTCCAAAATCATCTCAAACACCAACTTCATCTTCCGGATCCTCCTAGTGTTCTTGGTGGCATCTATCTCAATTTGGGCAAACTATGAAGCTTCTAGAACCTTTGACATCAACATAGTGAATGATTCAAAGGATTCTCAAGCCGGTAAGCGTTTTGATCTCTTTTATGTCTCAAATGACAAAGCCACACGCATAGTCCTAAACACAAGTTCCTTTGTTGAACATTTCctctataataataatagtaacaatATTAAACCCTACACCAAGAAGCATATAAAAAGTGTCACCCTCCGCCTCGTTGACCGGAATCTCACCGCCGCCGCCGTCACCACGGCCGAAGACCACCATGCTAGTGGAAAATATTTCAAAGGgtataattataattatgtgATAGATATTAACCCTATGTT is a window from the Arachis hypogaea cultivar Tifrunner chromosome 1, arahy.Tifrunner.gnm2.J5K5, whole genome shotgun sequence genome containing:
- the LOC112800005 gene encoding uncharacterized protein, whose protein sequence is MENNNKHSLLQPLITPISSPTTTTAAATATAAAETSSTCYSLLDDHHYDPFIKSSKIISNTNFIFRILLVFLVASISIWANYEASRTFDINIVNDSKDSQAGKRFDLFYVSNDKATRIVLNTSSFVEHFLYNNNSNNIKPYTKKHIKSVTLRLVDRNLTAAAVTTAEDHHASGKYFKGYNYNYVIDINPMLIEDKDYNNMTFIVVGAIQRAMARVWLWDGGSRAPPRLVDGMVEYIVELAGFGRKRVSGGGGDGDGGRNLPDCGGGHSGWWEDKEPKEVAHYLQYYENYKKGFIQRLNEAMKDTWHDRMVDNVLGFPSMKICGLYNASFGSVVSPETRFV